TATAGGCACCATTGTAACTGGAAGCTTAAATGAAGGCAAGATTAGTAAAAATGAAAAAATCTTTTGTCTTGAAAATCAAAAAGAGCTTATTGTAAAAAATATACAAATTCATGAAGAAAATGCCTTAGAAGCAAAAGCTTACAATAGAGTTGCTTTGAGTTTAAATTGTGACTATCATGAGCTAAAAAAGGGCTTTATTCTCACTAAAAAAGGAATTTTTAAAAGCTTTAAAAGCATTGATAGTGTCGTTTTTACCACAGAAATTAAACACGGAAGTATTTTAGAATTTTGCAGTGGCTCAAAAAAACTTAATGCAAAAGTTAGCATTATTAAAGAATTTAGCGATAAAACTTATATAAATTTAGAATTTGAAAATGCTTTAGCTTTGTGTTTTGATGATAAATTTATCTTGCTTGAAAACGGGCGTGTTAAAAGTGGTGGAGTGGTATTAAACGCAGTGAGTGAGCCTTTAAAAAAGGATTTAAAAGCTAAATACTTAGCACTTTTAGAGCAAAAAGATTTTAAAAATGTATTTGAATTTTTAAAACAAACTCACAAACTTGGTTTTGGTTTGCTTTCAAGCTATCAACGCTTTAAACTCAATCATGAGCAAGCTTTAAATTTAGCTAAAAATTTAAATAATGTCTTTGTCGATGAGCAAGCTTTAAATGTATATGATTTAAAAGCTATGCAAATATTAAAAGAATTTATTGATTTTATTTTCTCTAAAAATCCTTATGCTTTAATCTCGCCTCATTCTATAGTCTTAAGACTTTCTTGGGCAAGTGAGAGCTTTTGTGCTTATACATTCAAACAAATGCAAGAAAAATTAGATTTTAAAGATGGCATATGGTTTTTAAAAGGGCAAAATTATGAAAAATTACAAGAAAAGGCTCATTGTAAGTTATATGAAATTTTAAAAAAAGAAGGTATAAAACCGACTGCACCTTATAATCTTTATGAACATTTAGAACTTGATAGAAAAAATGGAGATTTGATTTTAAAAAAACTCACTAAAGAAAATAAAGTAAAAAGATTAGCACATAATCTTTTTATAGAAAAAAATGCTCTTGAAAATCTCATGCAAGAATTTTTAAAACTTTTGCAAAATCATCATTTAGATGTGGCTTTTGTAAAAAATCATTTTCAAATTTCAAGAAAATATGCTATTGCTTATTTAGAATACCTTGATAAAAACTACCCTCAAGTAACAAAAATAGAAGAAAAAAGAATGCTTAAAGATTAAACATTAAAACTAAAATTTTATAATACATAAAAATTTAAAATAAAGGAAAATAATGAAAAAATCTTTAGCTCTTTTAACTCTTGCTAGCTCTTTATTTGCTGCAAGCAATGAAGAAATTATCAATTTTTTTAAAAAAAATCCAAATTTATCAAATGCAAGCATTAGTGTTTCTAGTAGAGAAAAAATTCCTGATACTAACTTTGAAGCTGTTATAGTTAATTTTGAAATTGCTGGCAAAAGTTTTCAAGAAATCATTTTTACTCAAGCAAATATCATTACAACCGAAGTAATTGATGTAAAAAAAGGTGAGTTTTATTCTCAAGTTTATCAAGCTAAACTAATGGAAAAACAACAAGCTGAATTTGCTAAAAAGGCATTGGTTGAACTTAAAAAAGAAACAATGTTTGTTTCTTTAGGAGATCCAAAAAAACCATTGCTTTATGTATTTAGCGATCCTGAATGTCCATATTGTAGAATGCATTTGGATAAAATAGAAGAAACATTAAAAACCCATCAAGTTAAATTCATATTAACACCTATTCATGAACTTAGTGCTTTTGAAAAATCAGCTCTTATTTACAAAGAAAGTAAAAATGCTAAAAACGATGCACAAAAAATTGCTATCATGCAAAAATACTACGATAAAGATATAAAAGATTACAAAAAACCTAGCGATGCTGAAGTAAAAGCAGTGAAAGAAACTTTTGCTAAATACTCTAAACTTGGCCTTCGTGCTGTTCCAACTATAGTCGATGCTCAAAAATAATCTTTTAATCCTTGTGTTTGCACTTTTTATAAGTGCTTGCACAGGTCCTATGCAAACTTTCATCCAAACAAATAATGAAGGTATATTTTTACATGCTAGTAAAAATCAGAGTTTTTCTATAATTATCAACAACCCTTCAAAAATAAAAACTAATTTAGAAACAAAAATCATTCATAAATTGCAAAATTTAGGCTTTGTCTTAAATAAAGAAAAAAGCGATTATACAATTTATATCAATATAGTAGATTTTAAGAAATTTTCTTATGCTCAAAGACTGCGTTCTTCTGCTGCAAGGTTTTTTTACAATGATTTTGATAAAATAGACGATGTTTTTGAGGTAGAAATTGAAAATTATTATCTTATGCAAGCAAATTTACAAGTTATTTCTAAATATTCTACTCAAAGCACTTCACTTTTAGCAAGAACTGCTTATCTTAGTGATATAAATAGAGCCAAAGAGTCTTTAGAAGAAAAAATAGCTAATCAAATAGCAAGCTTTTTTTATATTAAAGATGGCATTTAAGCCATCTTTTTTAAATATAACCATGATCAATCATCGCATCAGCAACTTTTTTAAAACCTGCTATATTTGAACCTACTACTAAATTTCCTTCATGATTATAAGCTTTTGCACATTCATATGAATTTTCAAAAATATTTTTCATAATTTTATGCAATTTTGCATCAACTTCTTCAAAACTCCATTGACACATACTTGCATTTTGTTGCATTTCAAGTTGAGAAGTAGCTACCCCGCCTGCATTTGCAGCCTTAGCTGGAGCAAATAAAAAGTCTTTTTGATTTAACATAAAATCAATTGCTTCAAGTGTGCTTGGCATATTAGCTCCCTCTGCTACCATACGACAACCATTATGATACAAAGTTTTAACATCTTCTAAATTTAATTCATTTTGTGTAGCACTTGGAAAAGCTATATCACAAGGTATACTCCATACTCCATTACAACCTTGTTTATATGCACTTTTTGGAGTGAAAATGGCACCTTTTTTAAGTGCTGCATAATCGCTCACTCTAGCTCTTTTTACTTCTTTAATTTCTTTTAATAATTCTAAATCTATTCCCTCTTTATCATAAACAAAACCATCACTATCACTTATTGTGATTGCTTTTGCACCAAGTTGATTAAGTTTTTCTATAGTATAAATTGCTACATTACCACTGCCTGAAATAGCACATTCTTTTCCTTCTAATGCATTGTTATACTTTGCTAGCATTTCTTGAGTAAAATACACACAACCATATCCTGTTGCTTCTGTTCTTGCTAAACTTCCACCCCATGGAATTTTCTTCCCTGTTAAAGTTCCATCAAAATTAGAGCTAATTTTCTTATATGCTCCAAACATATATCCAATTTCTCTAGCACCAACCCCTATATCACCAGCAGGAACATCGGTATTTGCACCTATGATTTTTGAAAGTTCAGCCATAAAAGCTTGACAAAAACGCATAATCTCTGCTTCACTTTTACCCTTAGGATCAAAATTTGCCCCACCCTTAGCTCCGCCTATCATTAAACCTGTTAAAGAATTTTTAAAAATTTGTTCAAAGCCTAAAAATTTCAAAACATCTAAGTTTACACTAGGATGAAATCTAAGTCCACCTTTGTAAGGACCTAAACTAGAGTTAAACTGCACTCTATAGCCAAAATGCGTTTGGGCTTTACCTGCATCATTGATATATACAACTCTAAATATAGTTGTTTTTTCAGGCATAACAATGCGTTCTAATATAGCATGATCTTGATAAGTTTTATTTGATTCTAGCAAAGGTTCTAAAGAATTTAATACCTCAGTAGCTGCTTGAAAAAAAATAGGTTGTCTTGGAGAGATTGTTTGAATTTTTTCTAAAGTTTCATTGATGTATTGCTTAGCTACGCCCATAAAATGTCCTTTTTATAGTATCTTGTTTTTTGTTTTAGCTAAAAAAATTTTTAGCGCCTGTTGCTCCTTTGTTCCTATTTTATAATAAATCAACCTTAAATATGCAGTAATTTCTTTTTGGGAAAGATTTCTTGTTTTAGAATATTCTAGTAAAATGTATTGTGGAATAAAAATTTTACTATTAATAAATTTTTT
The genomic region above belongs to Campylobacter peloridis LMG 23910 and contains:
- the selB gene encoding selenocysteine-specific translation elongation factor yields the protein MHSIIIGTAGHIDHGKTSLIKAINGFEGDDLKEEQEKGITINLSFSNLKSEKLNIAFIDVPGHESLIKTMISGAFGFRVCMFVIDINEGLKAQSIEHLRVLEFLGVKDVVLVLSKVDLCKDLAQKQEKLLKELKTFKINILKVFSTSIYDEQSIVNLKKYLLSLKPKENDENLIFRYYIDRVFSLKGIGTIVTGSLNEGKISKNEKIFCLENQKELIVKNIQIHEENALEAKAYNRVALSLNCDYHELKKGFILTKKGIFKSFKSIDSVVFTTEIKHGSILEFCSGSKKLNAKVSIIKEFSDKTYINLEFENALALCFDDKFILLENGRVKSGGVVLNAVSEPLKKDLKAKYLALLEQKDFKNVFEFLKQTHKLGFGLLSSYQRFKLNHEQALNLAKNLNNVFVDEQALNVYDLKAMQILKEFIDFIFSKNPYALISPHSIVLRLSWASESFCAYTFKQMQEKLDFKDGIWFLKGQNYEKLQEKAHCKLYEILKKEGIKPTAPYNLYEHLELDRKNGDLILKKLTKENKVKRLAHNLFIEKNALENLMQEFLKLLQNHHLDVAFVKNHFQISRKYAIAYLEYLDKNYPQVTKIEEKRMLKD
- a CDS encoding thioredoxin fold domain-containing protein codes for the protein MKKSLALLTLASSLFAASNEEIINFFKKNPNLSNASISVSSREKIPDTNFEAVIVNFEIAGKSFQEIIFTQANIITTEVIDVKKGEFYSQVYQAKLMEKQQAEFAKKALVELKKETMFVSLGDPKKPLLYVFSDPECPYCRMHLDKIEETLKTHQVKFILTPIHELSAFEKSALIYKESKNAKNDAQKIAIMQKYYDKDIKDYKKPSDAEVKAVKETFAKYSKLGLRAVPTIVDAQK
- the gdhA gene encoding NADP-specific glutamate dehydrogenase, whose amino-acid sequence is MGVAKQYINETLEKIQTISPRQPIFFQAATEVLNSLEPLLESNKTYQDHAILERIVMPEKTTIFRVVYINDAGKAQTHFGYRVQFNSSLGPYKGGLRFHPSVNLDVLKFLGFEQIFKNSLTGLMIGGAKGGANFDPKGKSEAEIMRFCQAFMAELSKIIGANTDVPAGDIGVGAREIGYMFGAYKKISSNFDGTLTGKKIPWGGSLARTEATGYGCVYFTQEMLAKYNNALEGKECAISGSGNVAIYTIEKLNQLGAKAITISDSDGFVYDKEGIDLELLKEIKEVKRARVSDYAALKKGAIFTPKSAYKQGCNGVWSIPCDIAFPSATQNELNLEDVKTLYHNGCRMVAEGANMPSTLEAIDFMLNQKDFLFAPAKAANAGGVATSQLEMQQNASMCQWSFEEVDAKLHKIMKNIFENSYECAKAYNHEGNLVVGSNIAGFKKVADAMIDHGYI